GGCGCGTTTCGTGGATCGCGTCCTTGTGATATTTGTTCTTAAGACGCCCTTTGCAGAGCGAGCGGATCCATTTCCGGCCCGCGCCATGAGAAAGCGAAAAAGCGGACTTATCCGTATCTTCGACATTCTCACTAGGCGAGACGACATAGGTCAGGCTTCCACGTGATCCTGGGATGACGACCATGCCCACGAGAGCGCTCACCACGCCCTTGCGATGGATATACCGTTTACCGCGTTCTTCGAGAAAATTGTGATGGCAATCGATCAGTGTTTTTACGTCAGGCGAATAGCCAAGATAATCCACCAACTTCTTCGCGACCAACAGGCGGTTGCGGTGTGCCCACAGCAAAGCACTGTCGTGAGCGGTCAGATAAGCCGCGGCACGTTCGCTGTCCGCGGGATAGCCGCCGTACTCCCTGAATTCGCCAAAGACCTGTTGGCCGTAACCGCGTGAGCCACAATGAACCAACAATAAAAGTTGGTTTTTGTTTGCATTGAGGGCCTCGAAACGCTTTTCGTTGAAAATTTTCTCCACTGTCTGAAATTCGGCGAAGTGATTGCCGCCCCCAATAGTGCCCAAGTCTGATATAGGGCTTTCCTCTGGGAAAGGATTATCGATAGGAATGTCCCGCAAGGCTTTGATGTCGTTCAATTTGGTGTAAACGCGGTCTTGCTTGAATTTCTTCACACGGCAGCTTGTCTCGAAGAGCCCCATACCGCAACCGATGTCGTTGCCGATAAGGTGCGGGTAGATTATGCCTTCAGTTTCCAGGGCTACGCCGACGGGAGTTTTACCGGGGTGTAAGTCGGGGAGCCCGACGGCGCGAATTACACCCGGTAGGGCAGCGACGGATTTCAATTGCGCGATGGCATCGCCTTCCATCCAGCATTTTTCGTTCGCTATAAGGGTGATTTTGTCATTGGATCGCGTCATAAAAGCCGCCTCTCAATATCAATTTACCCATGCGCTTCCGCTTGCTTATGCGCTTCCATACAAAGGCTTCCATACAAAGGCTTCCATGCAAAAGCTTTCATGCAAAAGCTTTCATGCAAGGGATTGTAATTGTAAGCGATAATTCTACAAGACGACTATGCCAGATGATCGAGATTATATGTCCAAGTTCTTAACCTCGTGGGCATAGGCGGTGATGAACTCGCGCCGGGGTTCTACCTTGTCGCCCATTAGAATATCGAAGTACTCGTCGGCTAAGACGTCGTCGTCGAGGGCAATCTGCTTCAAAACGCGGTTTTCCGGGTCCATTGTCGTCTCCCAAAGCTGAACGGGGTTCATCTCCCCCAGACCCTTGTAACGCTGTATTCCCACCTTAGCGTCTCCCGCGTCGTTCACGTATCCGCGAAGTTCTTTTTCCGTGTAGCAATAGTTGACCTTTTTACCTCTCTGCACCCTGTAGAGCGGCGGTTGGGCCAAGTAAAGGTAGCCGCTGCCGATCAGCGCCGGCATGTGCCGATAGAAGAAAGTCAGGAGCAACGTGCTGATATGGGCCCCGTCCACGTCCGCGTCGGTCATGATGATGATCTTGTGGTAACGCAACTTCTGAGTGTCGAAATCGTTTCCGATTCCACAACCCAGAGCCTGAATGATCGTCCGTATCTCGTTGTTCCCCAGCATTTTATCGAGCCGGGCCTTTTCCACGTTCAGAATTTTGCCCCGCAACGCCAGAATCGCCTGAAAAGACCTATCG
The genomic region above belongs to Synergistaceae bacterium and contains:
- a CDS encoding RNA ligase RtcB family protein, producing MTRSNDKITLIANEKCWMEGDAIAQLKSVAALPGVIRAVGLPDLHPGKTPVGVALETEGIIYPHLIGNDIGCGMGLFETSCRVKKFKQDRVYTKLNDIKALRDIPIDNPFPEESPISDLGTIGGGNHFAEFQTVEKIFNEKRFEALNANKNQLLLLVHCGSRGYGQQVFGEFREYGGYPADSERAAAYLTAHDSALLWAHRNRLLVAKKLVDYLGYSPDVKTLIDCHHNFLEERGKRYIHRKGVVSALVGMVVIPGSRGSLTYVVSPSENVEDTDKSAFSLSHGAGRKWIRSLCKGRLKNKYHKDAIHETRLGSKTVCHDVDLLYEEASEAYKGIEYIIDALVQHNLCSVVATLRPLLTVKV